A stretch of Alkalicella caledoniensis DNA encodes these proteins:
- a CDS encoding helix-hairpin-helix domain-containing protein has protein sequence MNFTMDKDKVFIAIIIFLLVILVGGYGFLQSRTSDNLSLITDEEAAGDNKDVENQIEHYIYVHVSGNVKNSGVYKLPQGARVLHAIELAGGSSEEGDIDKLNLAQVVQDGQKIIVPSIHDETTEEQSGLQESNQGMININIATQQQLESLTGIGPAKATAIIQFREQNGPFKSIDDIQKVSGIGSATFSQIKDKIAVN, from the coding sequence ATGAACTTTACTATGGATAAAGATAAGGTTTTTATAGCCATAATAATCTTTTTATTAGTTATACTAGTGGGGGGATATGGATTCTTACAAAGTAGAACCAGCGATAATCTCTCTTTAATAACAGACGAAGAAGCAGCTGGGGATAATAAAGATGTAGAAAATCAAATAGAACATTACATATATGTACATGTAAGCGGCAATGTGAAAAATTCTGGAGTTTATAAGCTGCCCCAAGGAGCTAGGGTACTACACGCCATAGAATTAGCAGGTGGCAGTAGCGAAGAAGGAGATATAGATAAGCTTAATCTTGCCCAGGTTGTACAAGATGGGCAAAAAATTATTGTCCCTAGCATTCATGACGAAACAACAGAAGAACAAAGTGGATTACAAGAATCAAATCAGGGGATGATAAACATAAATATAGCCACTCAACAACAACTAGAAAGTCTAACAGGCATTGGACCAGCAAAAGCTACGGCAATAATCCAATTTAGGGAACAAAATGGGCCTTTTAAAAGTATAGATGATATTCAAAAGGTGTCAGGGATAGGCTCGGCCACTTTCTCCCAGATTAAAGATAAAATAGCAGTAAATTGA